One region of Methanobrevibacter thaueri genomic DNA includes:
- a CDS encoding molybdenum cofactor synthesis domain-containing protein, translating into MGTEFLKIKECDEAIDIIQNLFNENLKPESEEILVSEAYGRVLFEDVYSRMDFPPFDKALKDGFAILSSDSFGASEESPNTLDVIDFLEAGSTTDKKVQAGKCIEISTGAAMPEGSDAVLMVEYAEKDDGKVNLLTTVTPTQDVAKKGSDIEEGKLILKKGDFLNPGKIGVLLSQGFESIEVFKKPSVGILSSGNEITLQGEELDYGKIYDVNGGMIKNDAISCGADAKFLGIMHDDYDEVKEKITKSLEEVDILFCSGGTSAGLGDVLKHVLDELGEVHIHGISVQPGKPTIVGVINGKLVIGLPGNPVSALMIFNAFVAEPLTRLAGIDKDFELKVIKGKITKRIHSQVGRMQYQLVRVDEDKIQPIFKDSGAIFSLSTADGYVKIPKLVELVDEGEEVEVYLFN; encoded by the coding sequence ATGGGAACTGAATTTTTAAAAATTAAAGAATGTGATGAAGCTATTGACATTATTCAAAATTTATTCAATGAGAATTTGAAACCGGAAAGTGAAGAGATTTTAGTTAGTGAAGCTTATGGCAGGGTTTTGTTTGAAGACGTTTACTCTAGAATGGATTTTCCTCCATTCGACAAAGCACTAAAGGACGGTTTTGCAATTCTTTCAAGTGACAGTTTTGGAGCATCTGAGGAATCTCCAAACACTTTAGATGTAATAGACTTTTTGGAAGCAGGATCCACCACCGACAAGAAGGTTCAGGCAGGCAAATGTATTGAAATCAGTACAGGTGCTGCAATGCCTGAAGGTTCAGATGCAGTTTTGATGGTTGAATATGCTGAAAAGGACGACGGTAAAGTCAATTTATTGACAACTGTTACTCCAACACAGGATGTGGCTAAAAAAGGTTCCGATATTGAAGAAGGAAAATTGATTCTTAAAAAAGGCGATTTCCTAAACCCTGGTAAAATAGGTGTTTTATTGTCACAAGGCTTTGAAAGCATTGAAGTCTTCAAAAAGCCAAGTGTCGGTATACTTTCATCAGGAAATGAAATAACCCTTCAGGGTGAAGAGCTTGATTATGGTAAAATCTATGATGTAAACGGCGGAATGATTAAAAACGATGCAATTTCATGCGGCGCGGATGCCAAATTCTTGGGCATCATGCATGACGATTATGATGAGGTCAAGGAAAAGATTACCAAGTCCCTTGAGGAAGTTGACATACTGTTCTGTTCGGGAGGAACATCAGCAGGTCTTGGGGATGTCCTGAAGCATGTGCTTGATGAATTGGGTGAAGTTCACATCCATGGAATTTCAGTTCAACCGGGAAAACCGACAATCGTTGGTGTAATCAATGGAAAACTGGTTATAGGATTGCCTGGAAATCCTGTATCTGCATTGATGATATTCAACGCATTTGTGGCAGAACCGTTAACAAGATTGGCCGGAATCGATAAGGACTTTGAATTAAAAGTCATTAAAGGGAAAATCACAAAAAGAATCCATTCACAGGTTGGAAGAATGCAATACCAATTGGTAAGAGTTGATGAAGATAAAATCCAACCTATATTCAAGGATTCCGGAGCTATATTCTCACTGTCAACAGCAGATGGTTATGTGAAAATTCCGAAATTGGTCGAGCTTGTTGATGAGGGCGAGGAAGTAGAAGTTTATTTATTCAATTAA
- the eif1A gene encoding translation initiation factor eIF-1A, producing MSKPNNNQQQEYRRVRTPKKGEIPGIVEQIMGHGKLKVRCADGNIRMTRIPGKMKKRIWIREGDVILVKPWDFQSDEKADVIWRYTKTESNWLERKGYLKM from the coding sequence TTGTCTAAACCTAATAACAATCAACAACAAGAATATAGAAGGGTAAGAACCCCTAAAAAAGGAGAAATACCTGGAATTGTAGAACAAATTATGGGACATGGAAAATTAAAAGTCCGTTGTGCCGATGGAAATATAAGAATGACAAGAATCCCTGGAAAAATGAAAAAACGTATTTGGATTCGTGAAGGAGATGTCATTCTCGTAAAACCGTGGGATTTCCAATCTGATGAAAAAGCAGATGTTATTTGGAGATACACAAAAACCGAGTCTAACTGGCTTGAAAGAAAAGGCTACTTAAAAATGTAG
- a CDS encoding serine protein kinase RIO: MDPKVAKADAKHQKIHSEKRRKDSSDRKTGNEIFDKITLETLYKLANQGYIDVLNGAISTGKEANVLTGITDDEKFVAVKIYRIATSDFKKMDYYLKGDPRFNVKTKNKRKIIYSWVTKEFKNLTRLHTAGVTVPEPITSSNNVLLIEFIGDEDGNPAQPVKNQPPQDPDDFWNKLLVQLKLFVNEAKLVHGDLSNYNILNLNEEPVIIDVSQSVVLDNPISKELLERDINTLVREYTKLGVETSFDEVWEYVNPKF, encoded by the coding sequence ATGGATCCTAAAGTAGCAAAAGCCGACGCCAAACACCAAAAAATTCATTCCGAAAAAAGAAGAAAGGATAGCTCTGACAGGAAAACCGGAAATGAAATTTTTGACAAGATTACCCTAGAAACATTATACAAACTGGCAAACCAGGGATACATTGATGTTTTGAATGGTGCTATAAGCACAGGCAAGGAAGCTAATGTGCTTACCGGCATTACCGATGATGAGAAATTCGTAGCCGTTAAAATATATCGGATAGCGACATCAGACTTTAAAAAAATGGATTACTACCTCAAAGGGGATCCAAGATTCAATGTTAAAACAAAAAACAAAAGGAAAATCATATATTCATGGGTTACAAAGGAATTCAAGAACCTGACCCGTTTACACACCGCAGGAGTTACCGTTCCAGAACCGATTACAAGCTCAAACAACGTTTTGCTTATCGAATTTATAGGGGACGAAGATGGAAACCCTGCACAACCGGTTAAAAACCAACCGCCCCAAGATCCGGATGATTTCTGGAACAAATTGCTCGTTCAATTGAAACTCTTTGTGAATGAAGCGAAGCTGGTTCATGGGGACCTGTCAAATTACAACATATTGAACTTGAATGAGGAACCTGTGATAATTGACGTTTCACAATCAGTTGTGTTGGACAATCCCATTTCAAAGGAATTGCTTGAAAGGGACATCAACACTCTCGTAAGGGAATACACCAAACTTGGTGTTGAAACCAGCTTTGATGAAGTTTGGGAATATGTGAATCCTAAATTTTAA